The following is a genomic window from Chloracidobacterium sp..
ATGCGGACCGCTGTGGCCCGCCTCGGTAAAGATGTAGGTGTCATCGAGCCGCTCGTGCCTGTTGACCTCGTGATCGACCACAGCGTTCAGGTCGATTACGCAGGAAATAATGCCGCCTTCGAGCGAAATATGGAGATCGAGTTCAAACGGAATGAGCAACGGTATCGTTTCCTTAAATGGGGTATGCAGGCTTTCAATGGCTTTAGCGTTATACCGCCGGGAATTGGTATCGTCCATCAGGTTAATCTCGAATACCTTGCAAAGGGCGTGTTCGAGCGTGACGGCGTTTACTTTCCCGACAGCCTTGTCGGGACCGATTCGCACACAACAATGATCAACGGGCTCGGCATTGTTGGGTGGGGCGTCGGCGGCATCGAAGCCGAAGCCGGAATGCTCGGCCAGCCGGTGTATTTCCTGACGCCGGACGTCGTAGGCGTGCACCTTACGGGCGAATTGCCACAGGCCGCAACTGCCACGGACCTCGTTCTTCGTATTACTGAAATGCTGCGGAAGGCCAATGTCGTCGGTAAATTCGTCGAGTTTTTCGGCGAAGGCGCTGCGGCTCTGAATGCGACCGACCGCGCCACCATCGCGAATATGTCGCCGGAGTACGGGGCCACAATGGGATTCTTCGGCGTTGACGGCAAAACGCTCGATTATTTTGCTAATACCGGCCGCAGCGACGAACACATCGAGACGATTCGCCGGTATTACGAGGCACAGGAAATGTTCGGGCTGCCAAAGAGCGGTGAAGTTGATTACTCCTCCGTCGTTGAACTTGACCTCAGCACTATCGTACCGGCTGTGGCCGGCCCTCGGCGGCCGCAAGACCGGATCGAACTGCCCAACCTTGAGGCAAAATTCGAGGAGCTTTTCGCAAAGCCGATCACTGACGGCGGCTTTGGTAAAGATGAGGATCATCTTGGCGACCGGTTCGCCTTGAAGGATCGCCCCGGATCTCTGGGGTGTATCGAGGGCGGCGGTGAGCAAAGCTCGCGGACAGCTCCAACGCCGGTTAGCAACGGCGTTTCAACAAAGAATACAAGCACGCTTACGGAATTTGAAATGATGAACAACCGGCCGACGCCGAACTGTGTCGATCATACTGAGATCGAAACAGCAGGCCCGGGTATGACGGTCGGCCATGGCGATGTGCTGATAGCGGCGATCACGTCATGCACCAACACTTCGAATCCCGCAGTTATGCTTGCAGCCGGACTTTTGGCGAAGAATGCGGTTGAGAAAGGCTTGAAAGTGCCGCCCTATGTAAAGACCTCGCTTGCTCCGGGTTCGCGTGTCGTAACAGAATATTTGGAGAAGACCGGACTGCAGAAGTATTTGGACACGCTTGGCTTTGAACTCGTCGGCTACGGATGCACTACCTGCATCGGCAATTCGGGCCCGCTCGATCCTGCGATCGAGGAAGAAGTGGTCGCTAACGACGTCATTGCCGCATCGGTGCTTTCGGGAAACAGAAACTTCGAGGCGCGCGTGCATCAGAACATCAAGGCTAATTTTTTGATGTCGCCGCCACTTGTCGTTGCTTTTGCGCTTGCAGGAACGATCCGGACCGACCTCTACAACGAGCCTCTCGGCAAGGGAAGCGACGGAAACGACGTATATCTGAAGGATATCTGGCCGTCGCTCGACGAAGTGAAGAACATTCTTTCAGTGGCGTATGATGCGGAAAAATATCGTAAGATGTATTCCGCATTCGCGGATAAGAATCCGCTTTGGAATGAGATAACTTCTTCTACCGGCGAGACTTACCATTGGGATGCCGATTCAACGTATATTCAGGAGCCTCCGTATTTCGAGAACTTTGGCAAAGGGGCAGAAGCCATCGCCGACATCAAGGAGGCCAGGGCGTTAGCGGTCTTTGGCGACTCGGTGACGACGGATCATATCTCACCTGCAGGTGCTATCAAGTCCGATTCGCCCGCCGGTAAATATCTTCAGAGCCTCGGCGTCGAGCCGAAGGACTTCAACTCATACGGTTCTCGCCGCGGTAATGATCGGGTGATGCTTCGCGGTACGTTTGCCAACGTTCGGATCAAGAATAGGATGGTCTCACCGGTCGAGGGCGGCTTTACAAAACATCAGCCTGACAGTGCCGAAATGTCGATCTACGACGCCGCTATGCTCTATAAGCAAGAAGCGACGCCGCTGGTGATCTTCGCGGGCAAGGAGTACGGCACGGGAAGTTCGCGCGATTGGGCAGCGAAGGGAACGGCTTTGATGGGCGTGAAGGCGGTCATTGCAGAGAGTTTTGAGCGTATCCACCGTTCGAACTTGGTCGGAATGGGCGTTCTGCCGCTTCAATTCAAGGACGGTACTTCTGCAGAGTCGATCGGCCTTGACGGTACGGAAACGTACGATATTACCGGCATTTCCGGCGATACTATCAGGCCCCGGCAAGATCTGTTGCTTACGATCCGAAGAAGCGACGGGTCAACTCAAGAGGTGCCGCTAAGGCTGCGTATCGATACGCCGATCGAGATCGATTATTACAAGGCCGGCGGCATACTGCCATTCGTTCTTAAACAGTTGGTCAGTGGTTCAGAATAAGTATCGTACAGGGCGTAGGTTAAGTAACTCCCACTGATCGGTCCGTCGCCGGAAAGATATTTCTTGGCTTTTTTTGCCAAACAATGTAAATTTCTTATAGCTTCCATTGCGGATGCTGCGCGCGTTCATTATACCGGGAGGATGATATGAAAACGTTCATCGCGGGCCTTGTCATATTGGCCTTTCTTTTCGTACCCGCTTCATTTGCACAGCAGAATAGATCTCGTACAAAAACTATCTCGCCCGTTCTCCGGGAGCGGTCGCCGATCGTCGTTCAAGCATTTGTGAGCGATAGCGGAGCGTGGATCGGATGGGAAACGGACGGCATCGGCTCCTATATCGGCTACGAAGTTTATAGGATCCGTGCCGGTGCAGCAAAGCTCTTGACCCATGAGCCGATCGTCAACTCAAAGGCTGCTCGCGGCTTTTTCGATCCGGAGGGTGTACTTGGCGACTCATACGAAGTGCGCGCTTTGACCCGCGACGGTAATTTTTCTGAGGGAGCCAGGACAAACGCCGCGTATGTAGCTGATCTTGCCGGTTCTGTCAGTTCGTTAGGTATCGATATGACGCCCAGATCGGATGCGAATGGACGTTTGACCTCTTCACAGCTTGTTCTGCCCCAAGAATTGCGCGACTTATCATCAACGACCGATCGGACGCAGAACCCGCGTGTGCAGCGTCTGCTTGCGTCGCAAGCGGGCGTGAAGATCGGTGTCAAGAAAGACGGACTTTACAGAGTGTCCGCGGCCTCGCTCGCGGCGGCGGGCTTTGATGTTGAAACTGATCCGGCAAAATGGCAATTATATCTTCGCGGTGTTGAACAGGCGATCTATGTTGCGCCTTCCGGCCAGTATATCGAGTTTTTCGGCAGAGCGATCGATACGGTGGAGAGCGATATCTCAATGTATTTTTTGAGTGTCGGGGCCGTGAACGGCAAGCGAATGCCAACACGCATCGCTCGGCCTACGGCCGCGCCGGTAATTCAGCAGAATTATCAGCAGGAGTTCGTTTTTAGATCACGCAAAAACTATATTTACGATATCCTGAACGGCGACGCCGAGAATTATTGGGGCGATATTTTCAGTTCCGCAGGCGTGAATATCAATTTGAACATTACCGGCATCGATCTTACATCGCCGATTAGCACGTTCGACATCTCATTCATGGGATACACACAAGTGCCGCACGGAGTACAGATCACGCTCAACGGACATTCGGTCGGTACGGCTCAGGGTTTCGGACAATCCGCATTTAGCAGCAGTTATAATATCCCAACAGATTGGATGAGCGAGGGGGCGAATGTCCTGAATGTCAAGGCAACCGCAGGAGCAAGCGATTTTACCTTTTTTGACACTGTTAGGATCGGATATGCGCGTAAGCAAGCAGCCGACCAGAATGTGCTCTCGTTCTACACGCTCGGCAATCGGCGAGCTGTCCTTACCGGTTTCACGTCGCCGAATATTCGCCTTTTTGATGTTACAAGCGTTGCTGAGACTAGTGAAGTAACGAATTTGAATATCGTCCAGAACGGACAAACCTTTGATGTCCAACTGCCGCCTTATCGCGGCCGCGTGTACTATGCGGTATCGGAACCCGGAATACTTACTCCACAATCGGTAACCCCAAATTACGCGTCGTCGCTGACGTCGAACTCGAATGCAGCCGACCTCGTTATCATCGCGTACTCGGACTTTATGGCCGAGGCTGAAAGTTGGGCGAATTATCGGCGCGGACAAGGCTTTACCGTAAAGGTCGTGGACGTAGCCGATGTTTATGATGAATTCAACTACGGTATCCTGAGTTCAAAGTCCATCAAAGATT
Proteins encoded in this region:
- a CDS encoding aconitate hydratase, whose product is MKHSIFDSRRSFTTGDGSEGSYYSLPALEAAGLGKISRLPISVRIVLESVLRNFDEGQRVSEANIRALAAWQANGDRTEEIPFVVARVILQDFTGVPLLVDLAAMRTAVARLGKDVGVIEPLVPVDLVIDHSVQVDYAGNNAAFERNMEIEFKRNEQRYRFLKWGMQAFNGFSVIPPGIGIVHQVNLEYLAKGVFERDGVYFPDSLVGTDSHTTMINGLGIVGWGVGGIEAEAGMLGQPVYFLTPDVVGVHLTGELPQAATATDLVLRITEMLRKANVVGKFVEFFGEGAAALNATDRATIANMSPEYGATMGFFGVDGKTLDYFANTGRSDEHIETIRRYYEAQEMFGLPKSGEVDYSSVVELDLSTIVPAVAGPRRPQDRIELPNLEAKFEELFAKPITDGGFGKDEDHLGDRFALKDRPGSLGCIEGGGEQSSRTAPTPVSNGVSTKNTSTLTEFEMMNNRPTPNCVDHTEIETAGPGMTVGHGDVLIAAITSCTNTSNPAVMLAAGLLAKNAVEKGLKVPPYVKTSLAPGSRVVTEYLEKTGLQKYLDTLGFELVGYGCTTCIGNSGPLDPAIEEEVVANDVIAASVLSGNRNFEARVHQNIKANFLMSPPLVVAFALAGTIRTDLYNEPLGKGSDGNDVYLKDIWPSLDEVKNILSVAYDAEKYRKMYSAFADKNPLWNEITSSTGETYHWDADSTYIQEPPYFENFGKGAEAIADIKEARALAVFGDSVTTDHISPAGAIKSDSPAGKYLQSLGVEPKDFNSYGSRRGNDRVMLRGTFANVRIKNRMVSPVEGGFTKHQPDSAEMSIYDAAMLYKQEATPLVIFAGKEYGTGSSRDWAAKGTALMGVKAVIAESFERIHRSNLVGMGVLPLQFKDGTSAESIGLDGTETYDITGISGDTIRPRQDLLLTIRRSDGSTQEVPLRLRIDTPIEIDYYKAGGILPFVLKQLVSGSE